One genomic segment of Streptomyces sp. RerS4 includes these proteins:
- a CDS encoding HAD family hydrolase, whose product MRHTNHLVWDWNGTLLHDIDAVITATNASFAELGFPPITLETYRDLYVVPVPKFYERLMGRLPTDAEWLVMDEAFHRHYWVAAEGADLTEGARELLRDWQGEGLTQSLLSLAPHDRLIPLVSAHGIDVHFLRVDGRTGPSHTSKAGHLVRHLAAIEPFGVTATRTVVIGDAVDDALAAAHVGARAVLYTGGSHSRASLESAGVPVVDTLAEAVATARGLSE is encoded by the coding sequence ATGAGGCACACGAATCACCTGGTCTGGGACTGGAACGGCACCCTGCTGCACGACATCGACGCGGTGATCACCGCGACGAACGCGAGCTTCGCCGAACTCGGCTTCCCGCCGATCACCCTGGAGACGTACCGCGACCTGTACGTCGTCCCCGTCCCGAAGTTCTACGAGCGCCTCATGGGCCGCCTGCCGACCGACGCCGAGTGGCTGGTCATGGACGAGGCCTTCCACCGCCACTACTGGGTCGCCGCCGAGGGCGCCGATCTCACCGAGGGGGCCCGGGAGCTGCTGCGCGACTGGCAGGGCGAGGGACTCACGCAGTCCCTGCTGTCCCTCGCGCCCCACGACAGGCTCATACCGCTCGTGAGCGCCCACGGCATCGACGTGCACTTCCTGCGCGTCGACGGGCGCACCGGGCCCTCGCACACCTCCAAGGCGGGGCACCTCGTACGCCATTTGGCCGCCATCGAGCCCTTCGGTGTGACCGCCACCCGTACGGTCGTCATCGGAGACGCCGTGGACGACGCGCTCGCCGCCGCGCACGTGGGCGCGCGGGCCGTCCTGTACACCGGTGGCTCGCACAGCCGCGCAAGTCTGGAATCGGCCGGAGTTCCCGTCGTCGACACCCTGGCGGAGGCGGTCGCCACAGCTCGCGGGCTGTCCGAATAG
- a CDS encoding Rv3235 family protein has translation MDTHTTRATLDGEGRRARPGAPGRTRPAGRRDSRRPGAAAPRPERRPTAAPHDWFARRLLAVLSGQRPVHSLLGLTVGEAYEQLAGLAPTGPLRERLRPVLRHCGRFHPGPGVIEAFARIATGDRVSAMAFRLEQGPDLRWRCAAIEIHPPRLTPTRLTPTP, from the coding sequence ATGGACACCCACACCACCCGCGCCACGCTCGACGGCGAGGGCCGCCGCGCCCGGCCCGGCGCCCCGGGCCGCACCCGCCCGGCCGGACGCCGCGACTCCCGGCGGCCGGGCGCCGCCGCCCCGCGCCCGGAGCGGCGTCCGACCGCCGCCCCGCACGACTGGTTCGCCCGACGGCTCCTCGCGGTGCTCAGCGGCCAACGGCCGGTCCATTCGCTGCTCGGCCTCACGGTGGGCGAGGCGTACGAGCAACTGGCCGGCCTCGCCCCCACCGGCCCCCTGCGCGAGCGCCTGCGACCGGTGCTGCGCCACTGCGGCCGCTTCCACCCGGGTCCGGGCGTCATCGAGGCCTTCGCCCGCATCGCGACGGGCGACCGCGTCTCCGCGATGGCCTTCCGCCTCGAACAGGGCCCCGACCTGCGCTGGCGCTGCGCGGCCATCGAAATCCACCCGCCACGCCTGACGCCCACCCGCCTGACGCCCACCCCGTGA
- the secA gene encoding preprotein translocase subunit SecA: MSVFNKLMRAGEGKILRKLHRIADQVNSIEEDFVNLSDAELRALTDEYRQRYQDGESLDDLLPEAFATVREAAKRVLGQRHYDVQIMGGAALHLGYVAEMKTGEGKTLVGTLPAYLNALSGKGVHLITVNDYLAERDSEMMGRVHKFLGLNVGCILANMTPAQRREQYACDITYGTNNEFGFDYLRDNMAWSQEELVQRGHNFAVVDEVDSILVDEARTPLIISGPADQATKWYADFAKLVTRLTKGEAGQPLKGIEETGDYEVDEKKRTVAIHEAGVAKVEDWLGIDNLYESVNTPLVGYLNNAIKAKELFKADKDYVVIDGEVMIVDEHTGRILAGRRYNEGMHQAIEAKEGVDIKDENQTLATITLQNFFRLYSKLSGMTGTAMTEAAEFHQIYKLGVVPIPTNRSMQRKDQPDLIYRTEVAKFAAVVDDIAEKHEKGQPILVGTTSVEKSEYLSQQLSKRGIPHEVLNAKQHDREATIVAQAGRRGAVTVATNMAGRGTDIKLGGNPDDLAEAELRQRGLDPEEHIEEWAHALPEALRRAEAAVKAEFEEVKELGGLYVLGTERHESRRIDNQLRGRSGRQGDPGESRFYLSLGDDLMRLFKAQMVERVMAMANVPDDVPIENKMVTRAIASAQSQVETQNFETRKNVLKYDEVLNSQREVIYGERRRVLEGEDLHEQVRFFMDDTIDAYIAAETVEGFAEEWDLERLWSAFRQLYPIKVTVEELEDAAGDRAGITAEFIAESVKDDIHEQYEAREKALGSEVMRELERRVVLSVLDRKWREHLYEMDYLQEGIGLRAMAQKDPLVEYQREGFDMFNAMMEGIKEESVGYLFNLEVQVEQQVEELPVQDAAPSLNKEPAAVRPEIRAKGLEVPQRRDRLHFSAPTVDGEGGVVEGDFESEAGGDGMTRAERRKAQKASGGRRRKK; the protein is encoded by the coding sequence GTGTCCGTCTTCAACAAGCTCATGCGTGCAGGCGAAGGCAAGATCCTGCGCAAACTGCACCGCATCGCGGACCAGGTCAACTCCATCGAAGAGGACTTCGTCAACCTCTCCGACGCCGAGTTGCGCGCGCTGACCGACGAGTACAGGCAGCGTTACCAGGACGGCGAGAGCCTGGACGACCTGCTGCCGGAGGCCTTCGCGACCGTCCGCGAGGCCGCCAAGCGCGTCCTCGGCCAGCGGCACTACGACGTCCAGATCATGGGCGGCGCGGCCCTGCACCTCGGCTACGTGGCCGAGATGAAGACCGGTGAGGGCAAGACCCTCGTCGGCACCCTGCCCGCGTACCTGAACGCGCTGTCCGGCAAGGGCGTCCACCTGATCACGGTGAACGACTACCTCGCCGAGCGCGACTCCGAGATGATGGGCCGGGTCCACAAGTTCCTGGGCCTCAATGTCGGCTGCATCCTGGCGAACATGACGCCGGCGCAGCGCCGCGAGCAGTACGCCTGCGACATCACGTACGGCACGAACAACGAGTTCGGCTTCGACTACCTGCGCGACAACATGGCGTGGTCGCAGGAGGAGCTGGTCCAGCGCGGCCACAACTTCGCCGTGGTCGACGAGGTCGACTCGATCCTCGTCGACGAGGCCCGCACCCCGCTGATCATCTCCGGCCCGGCCGACCAGGCCACGAAGTGGTACGCCGACTTCGCCAAGCTGGTGACCCGCCTGACCAAGGGCGAGGCCGGGCAGCCGCTGAAGGGCATCGAGGAGACCGGCGACTACGAGGTCGACGAGAAGAAGCGCACGGTCGCCATCCACGAGGCCGGTGTCGCCAAGGTCGAGGACTGGCTCGGCATCGACAACCTCTACGAGTCGGTGAACACCCCGCTCGTCGGGTACCTCAACAACGCGATCAAGGCCAAGGAGCTGTTCAAGGCCGACAAGGACTACGTCGTCATCGACGGCGAGGTCATGATCGTCGACGAGCACACCGGTCGTATCCTCGCCGGCCGCCGCTACAACGAGGGCATGCACCAGGCGATCGAGGCGAAGGAAGGGGTGGACATCAAGGACGAGAACCAGACCCTCGCCACGATCACCCTGCAGAACTTCTTCCGCCTCTACTCGAAGCTGTCCGGTATGACCGGTACGGCCATGACCGAGGCCGCCGAGTTCCACCAGATCTACAAGCTCGGCGTCGTCCCGATCCCGACGAACCGTTCGATGCAGCGCAAGGACCAGCCCGACCTCATCTACCGCACCGAGGTCGCCAAGTTCGCCGCCGTCGTCGACGACATCGCGGAGAAGCACGAGAAGGGCCAGCCGATCCTCGTCGGTACGACGTCGGTCGAGAAGTCCGAGTACCTCTCGCAGCAGCTCTCCAAGCGGGGCATCCCGCACGAGGTGCTCAACGCCAAGCAGCACGACCGCGAGGCGACGATCGTCGCCCAGGCCGGCCGGCGCGGCGCGGTCACCGTCGCGACGAACATGGCCGGTCGCGGTACCGACATCAAGCTCGGCGGCAACCCGGACGACCTCGCCGAGGCGGAGCTGCGCCAGCGCGGCCTCGACCCGGAGGAGCACATCGAGGAGTGGGCGCACGCCCTGCCCGAGGCGCTCCGGCGCGCGGAGGCGGCCGTGAAGGCCGAGTTCGAGGAGGTCAAGGAGCTCGGCGGGCTGTACGTGCTGGGCACCGAGCGGCACGAGTCGCGTCGTATCGACAACCAGCTGCGCGGTCGCTCCGGCCGTCAGGGCGACCCGGGCGAGTCCCGTTTCTACCTGTCGCTGGGCGACGACCTGATGCGTCTGTTCAAGGCGCAGATGGTCGAGCGGGTCATGGCGATGGCGAACGTGCCGGACGACGTCCCGATCGAGAACAAGATGGTGACGCGGGCGATCGCGTCGGCCCAGTCGCAGGTCGAGACCCAGAACTTCGAGACGCGCAAGAACGTCCTGAAGTACGACGAGGTCCTCAACAGCCAGCGCGAGGTCATCTACGGCGAGCGCCGCCGCGTCCTGGAGGGCGAGGACCTGCACGAGCAGGTGCGCTTCTTCATGGACGACACCATCGACGCGTACATCGCGGCCGAGACGGTCGAGGGCTTCGCGGAGGAGTGGGACCTGGAGCGGCTGTGGAGCGCCTTCCGGCAGCTCTACCCGATCAAGGTCACGGTGGAGGAGCTGGAGGACGCCGCCGGCGACCGCGCGGGCATCACCGCCGAGTTCATCGCGGAGTCCGTCAAGGACGACATCCACGAGCAGTACGAGGCGCGCGAGAAGGCGCTCGGCTCGGAGGTCATGCGCGAGCTGGAGCGGCGCGTGGTCCTGTCGGTGCTCGACCGCAAGTGGCGTGAGCACCTGTACGAGATGGACTACCTCCAGGAGGGCATCGGCCTGCGGGCGATGGCCCAGAAGGACCCGCTGGTCGAGTACCAGCGCGAGGGCTTCGACATGTTCAACGCCATGATGGAGGGCATCAAGGAGGAGTCCGTCGGCTACCTGTTCAACCTGGAGGTCCAGGTCGAGCAGCAGGTCGAGGAGCTTCCGGTGCAGGACGCGGCGCCTTCGCTGAACAAGGAGCCGGCGGCGGTGCGGCCGGAGATCCGGGCCAAGGGCCTGGAGGTTCCGCAGCGTCGGGACCGGCTGCACTTCTCCGCTCCGACGGTGGACGGCGAGGGCGGGGTCGTCGAGGGCGACTTCGAGTCGGAGGCCGGCGGTGACGGCATGACGCGGGCCGAGCGGCGCAAGGCGCAGAAGGCCTCCGGCGGGCGTCGCCGCAAGAAGTGA
- a CDS encoding GNAT family N-acetyltransferase, with amino-acid sequence MEPVTLTTERLSLSPFAPSDAEEVYAACQDPDIQRWTMVPSPYERAHADSFVGELVPGHWRDDTGYSFAVRLGPGGPLVAAVGVHVLQAFGTNSYEIGYWGTKEHRGRGYTTEAVTAVARWAFTDLGVVRLEWRAEVGNAGSRAVAEKAGFRVEGTLRASLHRADTVRDAWVGALLPSDLGLPSRLPYLPAVSGPA; translated from the coding sequence ATGGAACCCGTCACGCTGACCACCGAACGGCTGTCCCTGAGCCCCTTCGCCCCCTCCGACGCCGAAGAGGTGTACGCCGCCTGCCAGGACCCGGACATCCAACGCTGGACCATGGTTCCCTCCCCCTACGAGCGCGCGCACGCCGACAGCTTCGTGGGCGAGCTGGTGCCGGGCCACTGGCGCGACGACACCGGCTACTCCTTCGCCGTCCGCCTCGGCCCCGGCGGGCCGCTGGTCGCCGCCGTCGGTGTCCACGTGCTCCAGGCCTTCGGGACCAACTCTTACGAGATCGGCTACTGGGGGACCAAGGAGCACCGCGGGCGCGGCTACACGACCGAGGCCGTCACCGCCGTCGCCCGCTGGGCCTTCACCGACCTGGGCGTCGTACGCCTGGAATGGCGCGCCGAGGTCGGCAACGCCGGCTCCCGGGCCGTAGCCGAGAAGGCCGGGTTCCGCGTCGAGGGCACCCTGCGGGCCTCCCTGCACCGCGCCGACACCGTGCGGGACGCCTGGGTGGGCGCACTGCTCCCCTCCGACCTCGGCCTGCCCTCCCGGCTGCCGTACCTGCCCGCTGTCAGTGGGCCCGCCTAG
- a CDS encoding crosslink repair DNA glycosylase YcaQ family protein produces MISLSADEARRIALRAQGFLGAPDRRGGVRGVLRRLGAVQLDTISVLARSHELIPYARLGAVGRDTVEEAYWSDGHAFEYWSHAACVLPIEEWPHFAFRRRARRARGHRWHVLQDKERSTRAVLDRLKADGPLTSTELGGAKNGGEWFEWSESKIAVEWLLDTGEVICSRRRGWKRVYDLPERVVPDALLHDEIDDRECLRRLVALAGRSLGVGTRADIADYHRLKGEEFDAVVEDAGLVPVEVEGWGKPAWADPAALATEPRGRHRTTLLSPFDSLVWDRPRTERIFDFTHRLEAYVPKPKRIHGYFAMPLLAGGRLQGRVDPAREGRTLVARQLSLTSPKAAAPMARALREAAEWVGCDAVRLERAGTPAEAAAVTAELAAL; encoded by the coding sequence ATGATCTCGCTGTCCGCCGACGAAGCCCGCCGGATCGCCCTGCGCGCCCAGGGGTTCCTCGGCGCGCCCGACCGCCGGGGCGGGGTCCGGGGGGTGCTGCGCCGGCTGGGCGCCGTGCAGCTCGACACGATCTCCGTCCTGGCGCGCTCGCACGAGCTGATCCCGTACGCGCGCCTGGGCGCGGTCGGCCGGGACACGGTGGAGGAGGCCTACTGGAGCGACGGCCACGCCTTCGAGTACTGGTCGCACGCGGCGTGCGTCCTGCCGATCGAGGAGTGGCCGCACTTCGCGTTCCGCCGCCGGGCCCGGCGGGCGCGCGGCCACCGCTGGCACGTGCTCCAGGACAAGGAGCGCTCGACGCGGGCGGTCCTGGACCGGCTGAAGGCCGACGGCCCGCTGACCTCCACGGAGCTGGGCGGCGCGAAGAACGGCGGCGAGTGGTTCGAGTGGTCCGAGAGCAAGATCGCGGTGGAGTGGCTGCTCGACACCGGTGAGGTGATCTGCTCGCGGCGGCGCGGCTGGAAGCGCGTCTACGACCTACCCGAGCGGGTCGTCCCCGACGCCCTGCTCCACGACGAGATCGACGACCGCGAGTGCCTGCGCCGGCTGGTCGCGCTGGCGGGGCGGTCGCTGGGGGTGGGCACCCGCGCCGACATCGCCGACTACCACCGTCTCAAGGGCGAGGAGTTCGACGCGGTGGTCGAGGACGCCGGCCTCGTGCCGGTGGAGGTCGAGGGCTGGGGCAAGCCCGCCTGGGCCGACCCCGCCGCGCTGGCCACGGAGCCCCGGGGCCGCCACCGCACCACCCTGCTGTCCCCGTTCGACTCGCTGGTGTGGGACCGCCCCCGCACCGAGCGGATCTTCGACTTCACGCACCGGCTGGAGGCGTACGTCCCCAAGCCGAAGCGGATACACGGCTACTTCGCGATGCCGCTGCTGGCGGGCGGCCGGCTCCAGGGCCGCGTCGACCCGGCCCGCGAGGGCCGCACCCTCGTCGCCCGGCAGCTCTCCCTGACCTCCCCGAAGGCCGCCGCCCCGATGGCGCGGGCCCTGCGGGAGGCCGCGGAGTGGGTGGGCTGCGACGCGGTGCGCTTGGAGCGCGCCGGCACCCCCGCGGAGGCGGCCGCCGTCACGGCGGAACTGGCCGCCCTTTAA
- a CDS encoding response regulator transcription factor has translation MADSFGPVRGDDGAGCRGVDTAGAGEGGGEPAGEPIRVLVVDDHALFRRGLEIVLAQEEDIQVVGEAGDGAEAVDKAADLLPDIVLMDVRMPRRGGIEACTSIKEVAPSAKIIMLTISDEEADLYDAIKAGATGYLLKEISTDEVATAIRAVADGQSQISPSMASKLLTEFKSMIQRTDERRLVPAPRLTDRELEVLKLVATGMNNRDIAKQLFISENTVKNHVRNILEKLQLHSRMEAVVYAMREKILEIR, from the coding sequence ATGGCGGACAGCTTCGGGCCGGTGCGCGGTGACGACGGCGCGGGCTGTCGTGGGGTGGACACGGCCGGGGCCGGCGAGGGCGGGGGCGAGCCGGCGGGGGAACCCATCCGGGTACTCGTCGTCGACGACCACGCCCTCTTCCGGCGGGGCCTGGAGATCGTCCTCGCGCAGGAGGAGGACATCCAGGTCGTCGGTGAGGCCGGGGACGGGGCCGAGGCGGTGGACAAGGCCGCCGACCTGCTTCCGGACATCGTGCTCATGGACGTGCGGATGCCGCGGCGCGGTGGCATCGAGGCCTGCACCTCGATCAAGGAGGTGGCCCCCTCCGCGAAGATCATCATGCTGACGATCAGCGACGAGGAGGCGGACCTCTACGACGCGATCAAGGCGGGCGCGACGGGCTACCTGTTGAAGGAGATCTCGACGGACGAGGTCGCCACCGCGATCCGCGCCGTCGCGGACGGACAGTCGCAGATCAGTCCGTCGATGGCCTCGAAGCTGCTGACCGAGTTCAAGTCGATGATCCAGCGCACCGACGAGCGGCGGCTCGTGCCGGCGCCCCGGCTGACCGATCGGGAGCTGGAGGTGCTGAAACTGGTGGCCACCGGCATGAACAACCGGGACATCGCCAAGCAGTTGTTCATCTCCGAGAACACGGTGAAGAACCACGTGCGCAACATCCTGGAGAAGCTCCAGCTGCACTCCAGGATGGAGGCCGTGGTCTACGCGATGCGGGAGAAGATCCTCGAAATCCGCTGA
- the raiA gene encoding ribosome-associated translation inhibitor RaiA: MDIVVKGRKTEVPERFRKHVAEKLNPERIQKLDAKVISLDVEVSKEHNPRQADRSDRVEITLRSRGPVIRAEAAAADPYAALDLAQDKLEARLRKQHDKRFTRRGSGRLSAAEVADVVPGVAQLNANGEPVGEEQAEGIPTTRIGSLEIQGEGPLIVREKTHSAGPMSLDQALYEMELVGHDFYLFVDSETKMPSVVYRRHAYDYGVVHLNSDGASSSDESAAGAGGALGG; the protein is encoded by the coding sequence GTGGACATCGTCGTCAAGGGCCGCAAGACCGAGGTGCCCGAGCGGTTCCGCAAGCACGTGGCCGAGAAGCTGAATCCGGAGCGGATCCAGAAGCTCGACGCCAAGGTGATCAGCTTGGACGTCGAGGTGTCCAAGGAGCACAACCCGCGCCAGGCCGACCGTTCCGACCGCGTGGAGATCACCCTGCGTTCGCGGGGTCCGGTGATCCGTGCCGAGGCCGCCGCCGCCGACCCGTACGCGGCGCTCGACCTCGCTCAGGACAAGCTGGAGGCCCGGCTGCGCAAGCAGCACGACAAGCGTTTCACCCGCCGCGGCAGCGGCCGGCTGTCGGCGGCCGAGGTCGCCGACGTGGTGCCCGGCGTCGCCCAGCTGAACGCCAACGGCGAGCCGGTCGGCGAGGAGCAGGCGGAGGGGATCCCGACGACGCGTATCGGATCCCTCGAAATCCAGGGCGAAGGCCCGCTCATCGTTCGCGAGAAGACCCACTCGGCGGGCCCCATGTCCCTCGACCAGGCGCTCTACGAAATGGAGCTGGTCGGGCACGACTTCTATCTGTTCGTGGACTCCGAAACCAAGATGCCCAGTGTCGTCTACCGCCGTCACGCTTATGACTACGGCGTCGTCCACCTGAACTCCGACGGTGCTTCCAGCTCGGACGAGTCCGCGGCGGGCGCGGGCGGCGCGCTCGGCGGCTGA
- a CDS encoding phosphoribosyltransferase family protein, which produces MRGCVRGWWREVSRLVLPGGCAGCGAAMAWPLCGACGAALDGAGAGPVCWAERGSGPVGLPVVYAGAAYEGAVRAVVLAHKERGALPLAGPLGARSRRRCCGRPGGRAGRVRRELALVPVPSARRTVRARGHDPARRIALAASARLRAAGVPARVAPVLRLRRPVEDQAGLGAARRWENLAGALAVRPGGVRLTAGARILLVDDLITTGATLAEASRALRAAGVGARGLGAEAAAVVAAPGASFDRIRPTTRTEQKSCE; this is translated from the coding sequence ATGCGGGGGTGCGTACGGGGCTGGTGGCGCGAGGTGAGCCGGCTGGTGCTGCCCGGCGGCTGCGCGGGCTGCGGGGCGGCGATGGCCTGGCCGCTGTGCGGGGCGTGCGGGGCCGCCCTGGACGGCGCCGGGGCGGGGCCGGTGTGTTGGGCCGAGAGGGGGTCGGGGCCGGTGGGGCTGCCCGTGGTGTACGCGGGGGCGGCCTACGAAGGGGCCGTACGGGCCGTCGTGCTGGCCCACAAGGAACGCGGGGCGCTGCCGCTGGCGGGTCCGCTCGGGGCGCGCTCGCGGCGGCGGTGCTGCGGGCGGCCGGGAGGGCGCGCAGGCAGGGTCCGGCGGGAGCTGGCGCTCGTTCCGGTGCCCTCCGCGCGGCGGACGGTACGGGCGCGCGGGCACGATCCGGCGCGCAGGATCGCCCTGGCCGCCTCGGCGCGGCTGCGCGCGGCCGGGGTGCCCGCGCGGGTGGCCCCCGTACTGCGGCTGCGACGGCCGGTGGAGGACCAGGCGGGGCTGGGAGCGGCCCGGCGGTGGGAGAACCTGGCCGGGGCCCTGGCGGTGCGCCCCGGTGGGGTGCGGCTGACGGCCGGGGCACGGATCCTGCTGGTGGACGACCTGATCACCACCGGGGCCACGCTCGCGGAGGCGTCGCGGGCGCTGCGCGCGGCGGGGGTGGGGGCGCGGGGTCTGGGGGCGGAGGCGGCGGCCGTGGTGGCGGCGCCGGGAGCATCGTTCGACCGGATCCGGCCGACAACTCGTACAGAGCAAAAATCTTGCGAATAG
- a CDS encoding LpqB family beta-propeller domain-containing protein: MEDAERGVRNGRGGGRGHGRGRGRRGGRFAGTWALSAGVVGCLLLAGCASMPDRGEIRRVEASQGVDSQVRVFGVPPADKAGPADIVDGFLEAMTSDDPQLATARKYLTEEAAKNWRPGSAVTVLSAGLDRVPVQGEKDPDGPRWKVYGKKLATVDERSAYQPETGGGRYEEFLQLVQVNKQWRIATPPSSLVLSESDFQRIYKPVNKYYFAGSTLVADPVYVRQRSDPDSRMDPTTQTVQSLLAGPSKWLGPVVSTAFPTGSELREGTKSLSYDGQNTLRVPLNEKGSAVGQPQCQKMATQLMYTVRDLTASRLDRVELLRPDGTSSLCWVTGSAAAVIAGRPPSPDHQYYVDKDFKLVRMVLNVGADDQQQDKPEPAPGPLATAAGFKVGSAAITYDEKRAAVVSEGGHGLYVVTLTTAGPMPQPLLSSKSGKLTAPTWDARGDLWIADGDPQTQGLWRVPGGTGTPQKVEVSGLDKARITALKASPDGVRVALLVERDGGRKNLYLGRVERPEGAADTSPVSVRELRPAAPQMAEVTAMSWAPRGRLLVVGRESGGVDQARYMLADGSMVAASLPGATGLRAIAASEDEAKPVVADSGEDGIVWLPPGAQWRTVAAGGRAPVYPG, from the coding sequence GTGGAGGACGCTGAGCGCGGCGTACGGAACGGTCGCGGCGGTGGCCGTGGTCACGGCCGTGGCCGTGGTCGCCGGGGTGGGCGGTTCGCCGGGACGTGGGCGCTGTCGGCCGGCGTGGTCGGCTGCCTGCTGCTCGCGGGCTGCGCCTCCATGCCCGACCGGGGGGAGATCCGTAGGGTCGAGGCCTCGCAGGGCGTGGACTCCCAGGTACGGGTCTTCGGGGTGCCGCCCGCCGACAAGGCCGGCCCCGCCGACATCGTCGACGGCTTCCTGGAGGCCATGACCAGCGACGACCCGCAGCTCGCGACGGCCCGCAAGTACCTCACCGAGGAGGCCGCCAAGAACTGGAGGCCCGGCTCGGCCGTCACCGTGCTCTCCGCCGGCCTCGACCGGGTCCCCGTCCAAGGGGAGAAGGACCCCGACGGGCCGCGCTGGAAGGTCTACGGCAAGAAGCTCGCCACCGTCGACGAGCGCAGCGCCTACCAGCCGGAGACCGGCGGCGGCCGCTACGAGGAGTTCCTCCAGCTCGTCCAGGTCAACAAGCAGTGGCGCATCGCGACCCCGCCCAGCAGCCTCGTCCTCAGCGAATCCGACTTCCAGCGCATCTACAAGCCGGTGAACAAGTACTACTTCGCCGGCTCCACGCTCGTCGCCGACCCGGTGTACGTGCGTCAACGCAGCGACCCCGACTCGCGGATGGACCCGACCACGCAGACCGTGCAGTCGTTGCTCGCCGGTCCCTCCAAGTGGCTCGGCCCCGTCGTCTCCACCGCCTTCCCGACCGGCAGCGAACTGCGCGAGGGCACCAAGTCCCTGTCCTACGACGGCCAGAACACGCTGCGCGTCCCGCTCAACGAGAAGGGCAGCGCCGTCGGGCAGCCGCAGTGCCAGAAGATGGCCACGCAACTCATGTACACCGTGCGGGACCTGACGGCCTCCCGACTGGACCGCGTCGAACTGCTGCGCCCCGACGGCACGTCCTCGCTGTGCTGGGTGACCGGCTCGGCCGCGGCGGTCATCGCCGGCCGGCCGCCGTCGCCGGATCACCAGTACTACGTGGACAAGGACTTCAAGCTCGTCCGGATGGTCCTCAACGTCGGCGCCGACGACCAGCAGCAGGACAAGCCGGAGCCGGCGCCCGGCCCGCTGGCCACGGCCGCCGGCTTCAAGGTGGGCTCGGCCGCCATCACGTACGACGAGAAGCGCGCGGCGGTGGTCTCCGAGGGCGGCCACGGCCTGTACGTGGTGACGCTGACGACCGCCGGACCGATGCCGCAGCCGCTGCTGTCCAGCAAGTCCGGCAAGCTGACCGCGCCCACCTGGGACGCCCGCGGCGACCTGTGGATCGCCGACGGCGACCCGCAGACCCAGGGCCTGTGGCGGGTGCCGGGCGGCACCGGGACCCCGCAGAAGGTGGAGGTGTCCGGCCTGGACAAGGCGCGCATCACGGCCCTGAAGGCCTCCCCCGACGGGGTGCGCGTCGCCCTGCTCGTGGAGCGCGACGGCGGCCGCAAGAACCTCTACCTCGGGCGCGTCGAACGCCCCGAGGGCGCGGCGGACACCTCGCCGGTGTCGGTGCGCGAGCTGCGGCCGGCGGCCCCGCAGATGGCGGAGGTGACGGCGATGAGCTGGGCGCCGCGCGGACGGCTGCTGGTGGTGGGCCGCGAGAGCGGCGGCGTCGACCAGGCCCGCTACATGCTGGCCGACGGGTCGATGGTCGCGGCGAGCCTGCCGGGGGCGACGGGGCTGCGCGCGATCGCCGCCTCGGAGGACGAGGCCAAGCCGGTGGTGGCGGACTCCGGCGAGGACGGCATCGTGTGGCTGCCGCCGGGGGCGCAGTGGCGCACGGTGGCGGCGGGCGGCCGGGCGCCGGTGTACCCGGGCTGA